The following is a genomic window from Microtus pennsylvanicus isolate mMicPen1 chromosome 3, mMicPen1.hap1, whole genome shotgun sequence.
atgTTACACATCTCACATGTTAATGTTTATTAAATAGTATTTTCATATGAGGTGCAAGTGTTTCAAAAGTCAGTATGGAAAGGTACATATATTCAACATACAAATCTAAAAGGGATATTTTCTCACCCAGTAGacaaacaaagacaagaaagcaggcagagtgtGACATTAAGTAACTATTTCAAGTAGCAAATATGATCGGTCTTGCAATGAAGTATAAATATCACAAATATACAATGGCAATAAAGTataattataacataattatgtTTAAtatctataattataattaacaaattaaaatatatcaaatgttATTCTTAAGGAGGTATAATGATTAGGATAAAATGTATATGCTAAAAAGAATTGTAAAATAGTTACAAACAAGTCAATATCAATATCCAATTTTACTCCCCATATTAAGAAATCACAATGAAATAAAGCTGTCACCAAATTAAACTTAGAAAACCTGTCTGTGTTGTGTTTAAAAAAACAGTAGATTGTGACTAAACATTCTGTTTAGGGTTTTTTTCAAGGCAACTTTGACATCTTTGTTCCTCAAGCTGTAGATTAAAGGGTTCATCATAGGAACCACAATGCTGTAAAATATGGAAGAGAACTTTGCCTCACCCATAGATACAGCTGAAGAAGGTTTGAGATACATAAATGCACTTGATCCAAAGAACATAGAAACAGCAATTATATGGGAACTGCAAGTGCTGAAGGCTTTAGACCTGCCTTCAGTGGATCTTATTTTGAGGATGGAGGAGAGGATGAAGCCATAAGAGGTAAAGATGATGACTGTGGGCACAATGATGTCTTTTCCTGTCACAATGAATAGCTCTATCTCATTGGCATAAGTACTGGTACAGGACAGCTGCAGTAAAGGGAGAAGATCACAGAAATAGTGATTGATGGTGTTTGCATCACAGAAGGTTAGTCTCAGGACACATCCTGTGTGGATCATGGCACCAGAAAGTCCCATGAAGTATGAACCAAGCATTAGATAGGAACATGTCTTTGGAGACATGACAGCACTATACAAGAGTGGATTGCAAATAGCCAcatagcgatcataggccattgCTGTCAGCACATAACATTCAGAAATGGCAAAAAAGCCAAAGAAGTAGAATTGGGTCATGCATCCCATGTAAGAGATAATGTTCTTCTCTAGTATAAAGTTCATTAGCATTTTGGGTGTGATCAAAGATGAATAACAGAGATCTATGAAGGACAAGTTAAagaggaaaaagtacatgggtTTGTGAAGGTAAGGATTTAACACAATTAAAATGATCAAAGCCAAATTTCCAAATGCAGTTATCACATATGTTattagaaaaattaggaaaagGGGCATTTGGAGGTCTGGCTGGTCTGTTAACCCCAAGAGAATGAATTCAGTTACTGAAGAACCATTTACCAGAGCCATTCTTTGTTCAAGAATCTGTAGACATAATAGAATCTCACAGGTCTTccaataaatttttttcttacaaagttGAGATATAAGTAGGGGGTATCTGCAAAGAATAAGCTGATATCAGTGAAACCACCTCACACCATCATGAAGTGAAATGACAATCAGTTTCCAAGTTAGAATCTAGTTAAATAAAgctgaaaatatttataactCTGTACATTGTTGAGCCTGTATATCTTTTGTGCTAATATGATTAATTAACTAGTAGGAGAGAAGGGTGAAATGGAATGCACCAGGATAGAATTCCATTTACTatcttgcctttaatccccaaGGTTGCTTTTAATAatggaagaaattttaaaaacttggtGCTGACCACAGTTTGAACTGTGTGATGTTAATGTCAAGAAATCTGTTCCAATAAAAACTTGAAAGAACTAGAGTTTAAGTTACTGCCAGTGTCTCAATAAACCTCATAAATGTGGAGGAATATGAGATATATCAGTGGAGATGTATATCACTAAGACACCAAAAATGGAGTGACTACCCGGTCTCTGGACATCCTGATCTTCTCTCCAGGAACTGTACTTGTATCTTTAGATTGAACACAGTTTGAAAAAGGGGATCCTATGATTCTTCTCAACCTTAAACCATATGTAAACCTAATTTTTATCACAGTTGACAAAAATCCTCCATAATCTTCCACTATATATGTATAATCTAGAAGTTTTTGAAACAGAAATGGAGTAGGATTATGACTAATGGCCCCGTGAAGTAAAAGTCAGGCACATGGGCTAAATGGAAAGGAAATTTCATTGCAAATTATAAACAGATTCTCAGAGTCTGAATTCAGCGTGATTACAACAGTTAAGGATGTTATAGTGCTTGCTAAaggataaaaattaaatgtaaaatgtttacTTACCATATATTTCATTTTTGCACATTAATGATAACCAATatcttcaataaaaaagaaaataatacccAGAATAGATTTTAATACTTACCCTATTGAAGAGATAAAACTTAATCATTGTTATTCATCAGTTGTCCTAGAAGGGTAATATTAGGCTCTGAGCCTTtagttcttttgatttttaaaaggatgatgtaaaataaaaattaattatattccAGAATGCCTTCTGATCCATTGCTCATAATTCATAAAACTGCTCTCTAGCTATGGAAATGTCAGAAGAAAAATTATTAGTGCTCACTTTTTCACACATGTCATTTGGTGAGACTCCAGAAAACTCACAtgggtttcatttcattttccacTTGAAATAATCAAGGTAAAAAGTTTATCAGTATCTTCTCAATAAGTACAtcaaaaaagcagaaaatgaggTGAATACATTTATATGCTAGACTATGGTGCACCTTTATCTCCTTAGAGATTGAATATTTTAACCAGACTTGAATATCTCTATGGGGATTTTACTTCTTTCATGCCAATATTAAAATCCCATCTTCCAATAATTTCTtatcataaataaatttattgcatgtttctttatctctgtttgtgctttatttctaatattaaaaATCTATTTCCTAAGATTTAtaactttttcaaaaatcaaataaatatagtAACACACTTAATGCATTATCTCccttaatcatttttttaaaaaatccaattaCCTTTGTTTGTCCTCTTAGATGTATCCTAGGAACTTGTACATATtagacaagtgctttaccaccAAGCTACTTTCCAGGCTCCAAAATCACTATTTATATGTtgtataatttcatattttttacatGAGTGTTAATTTACTGTATTATTATACCTTTAGATTAAGAAAAGCAACAGTCTCATTCTTGCACGGTTCTGTGTTTGAATTCTCAGCCTATATCTCCTCACTAATATAAAAATTTGGAAAAGTTACTTTATGATTCGTGACCTATGGTTTTTCTTGTTAACCTATGGAGGATAAACACACTGTGGAATTTCTTGGATTATTGTGTCAAAATATTGGATGAAATATTTCCCTGCACAAGAGAAATAGTGAAATTTCACATATAAATGAGCTTTTGGTATATAAAATGCTATGGCCAGATAATGCCATGATGAGTTTAAAATActctaatttcaaaatatatttaaacctatacataaatataaagttGGTTCTGCTAAGAATACTGGACATAGAAATTGTGGAAATGTTCAAACTACAATTTGCCAGGTATCATTCATTATGTTGTATTAGTAATAGATTACAGATGAGATTACTGTGGAAATATTGTTGCTACATCTTtcctgttgcaaaaaaaaaaaaataaccagtgCAATGTCATTCTATCTTGTTCCTTTGATTTA
Proteins encoded in this region:
- the LOC142846676 gene encoding olfactory receptor 8B8-like, coding for MALVNGSSVTEFILLGLTDQPDLQMPLFLIFLITYVITAFGNLALIILIVLNPYLHKPMYFFLFNLSFIDLCYSSLITPKMLMNFILEKNIISYMGCMTQFYFFGFFAISECYVLTAMAYDRYVAICNPLLYSAVMSPKTCSYLMLGSYFMGLSGAMIHTGCVLRLTFCDANTINHYFCDLLPLLQLSCTSTYANEIELFIVTGKDIIVPTVIIFTSYGFILSSILKIRSTEGRSKAFSTCSSHIIAVSMFFGSSAFMYLKPSSAVSMGEAKFSSIFYSIVVPMMNPLIYSLRNKDVKVALKKTLNRMFSHNLLFF